The Nocardioides humi genome includes a region encoding these proteins:
- a CDS encoding MCE family protein produces MTRFRRSFAERNLVTIAVVGILVLGVSFTAALNLSSLPVVGGGAVHQAVFAESGGLGPGDEVRVAGVRVGEVTAVDLRGREVVVSFRAKGVTLGDQTSAAVKVKTMLGQKFLAIDPLGSGRLKGPIPQARTSTPYDVNAAFSDLSTSVGEIDTAQLEQSFRALSDAFRGTPESVQQMVDGLTALSRTISTRDDDLAELLKATTKVSGTLAERNEQIAALINDGSDLLGELQQRREAVHAMVVGTADLGAQVRGLVQDNEKSLAPALAKIDKVSAILERNQADLDKALRQLGPYYRVLASATGNGPWADSYLCGLFDDDGNPVLENDVVRNCHPGGVR; encoded by the coding sequence ATGACCCGCTTCCGTCGCTCCTTCGCCGAGCGCAACCTCGTCACGATCGCGGTGGTCGGGATCCTCGTCCTCGGTGTGTCGTTCACCGCGGCGCTGAACCTCTCGTCGCTGCCGGTCGTCGGCGGTGGCGCGGTGCACCAGGCGGTGTTCGCCGAGTCCGGCGGGCTCGGCCCCGGCGACGAGGTCCGGGTCGCCGGCGTGCGTGTCGGCGAGGTCACCGCCGTCGACCTCCGTGGCCGCGAGGTCGTCGTGAGCTTCCGGGCCAAGGGCGTCACGCTCGGCGACCAGACCTCGGCGGCCGTCAAGGTCAAGACCATGCTGGGCCAGAAGTTCCTGGCGATCGACCCGCTCGGCTCCGGCAGGCTGAAGGGGCCGATCCCGCAGGCGCGCACGTCGACGCCGTACGACGTGAACGCGGCCTTCTCCGACCTGAGCACCAGCGTCGGCGAGATCGACACGGCCCAGCTGGAGCAGAGCTTCCGGGCGCTCTCCGATGCCTTCCGGGGCACCCCCGAGTCGGTCCAGCAGATGGTCGACGGACTGACCGCGCTCTCACGCACCATCTCCACCCGCGACGACGACTTGGCGGAGCTGCTGAAGGCGACCACGAAGGTCAGCGGCACCCTCGCCGAACGCAACGAGCAGATCGCCGCACTCATCAACGACGGCTCCGACCTGCTCGGCGAGCTCCAACAACGCCGCGAGGCGGTCCATGCGATGGTGGTCGGCACTGCCGACCTCGGAGCCCAGGTGCGGGGTCTGGTGCAGGACAACGAGAAGAGCCTGGCGCCCGCACTGGCCAAGATCGACAAGGTCTCGGCCATCCTCGAACGCAACCAGGCCGATCTCGACAAGGCGCTGCGCCAGCTCGGCCCCTACTACCGCGTGCTGGCCTCGGCCACCGGCAACGGACCCTGGGCCGACTCGTACCTGTGCGGCCTCTTCGACGACGACGGCAATCCGGTCCTCGAGAACGATGTCGTCCGCAACTGCCATCCCGGAGGTGTGCGATGA
- a CDS encoding MCE family protein, producing the protein MSGASDRHRLRWTAVKSLVFTVVTVLATTVLALTIRNSSGGDVQDYAAVFTDATSVSRGDDVRVAGVKVGSVRDVKITQGRLARVRFTVRKGVRLPETTIVQIRFRNLVGQRYLALVQPSGVTSSPVQPTVSTVSKASTGGVIPAGHTFGVDQTRPALDLTLLFNGFQPLLRMLDPDDVNRLSEQIVAVFQGEGATVEGLLKSTASLTTTLAEKDQVIGELINSLSSVLTTVNDRSDQLDTTLVTMQQLVSGLAEDRAAIGGAITGMGELTTSVSGLLGETRPAVRKSIRHLGKLAKNLDQHSDEVESFLQQLPVKLDRIGRLSSYGSWLNTYLCSMQGRIPMPQGYMGDLGALPVAERCQ; encoded by the coding sequence ATGAGTGGCGCGTCCGACCGGCACCGGCTGCGCTGGACGGCGGTGAAGAGCCTGGTGTTCACCGTGGTCACGGTGCTCGCCACGACCGTGCTCGCCCTCACCATCCGCAACAGCTCCGGCGGCGACGTCCAGGACTATGCGGCCGTCTTCACCGACGCCACCAGTGTCAGCCGCGGCGACGACGTGCGGGTCGCCGGTGTCAAGGTCGGCAGCGTCCGCGACGTGAAGATCACCCAGGGGCGACTGGCCAGGGTCAGATTCACCGTTCGCAAGGGCGTGCGCCTGCCCGAGACCACGATCGTCCAGATCCGCTTCCGCAACCTGGTCGGCCAGCGCTATCTCGCTCTGGTGCAGCCGTCGGGGGTGACGAGCAGTCCCGTGCAGCCCACGGTCAGCACAGTCAGCAAGGCCAGCACGGGCGGCGTGATCCCCGCCGGCCACACGTTCGGGGTCGACCAGACCCGACCGGCGCTGGACCTGACCCTGCTGTTCAACGGCTTCCAGCCGCTGCTGCGGATGCTGGACCCCGACGACGTCAACCGTCTCAGCGAGCAGATCGTCGCGGTGTTCCAGGGCGAGGGCGCCACCGTCGAGGGGCTCCTGAAGAGCACCGCGTCGCTCACCACCACGCTGGCCGAGAAGGACCAGGTGATCGGCGAGCTGATCAACAGCCTCAGCAGCGTGCTCACCACCGTCAACGACCGCTCCGACCAGCTCGACACCACGCTCGTGACCATGCAGCAGCTGGTCTCCGGCCTCGCCGAGGACCGGGCGGCGATCGGTGGCGCGATCACCGGCATGGGCGAGCTCACCACGAGCGTGTCCGGGCTGTTGGGTGAGACCCGCCCCGCCGTACGGAAGTCGATCCGTCACCTGGGCAAGCTCGCGAAGAACCTGGACCAGCACAGCGACGAGGTCGAGTCGTTCCTGCAGCAGCTGCCCGTGAAGTTGGACCGGATCGGTCGCCTGAGCAGCTACGGATCCTGGCTCAACACCTATCTGTGCTCGATGCAGGGGCGCATCCCCATGCCCCAGGGATACATGGGCGACCTCGGCGCGTTGCCGGTCGCGGAGAGGTGCCAGTGA